In the Methanobrevibacter sp. genome, one interval contains:
- the cysS gene encoding cysteine--tRNA ligase, producing MEIYSTMSREKEELNTLFEDKIKLFVCGPTVYDDAHIGHGRTYISFDTIKRYLEFKGYSVFYLQNITDIDDKIINRAKESGVDSKLLAKKFEKRFIEDMAALNVKSVNYFARATDHMEEILDQIQRLIDKGFAYVTETGVYFEVAKFKDYGKLANRKIEELETHRIDIDSSKKSPNDFALWKNREAEEFAGEPVWDSPWGKGRPGWHIEDTAITEKYFGPQYDIHGGGLDLIFPHHDSEIAQMEAVSGKEPLVQYWMHTGFLNVSGEKMSKSLGNFITIRDLLKEYSGETFRLFVLATHYRSPIDFSEVSLHQAEKNVARIRNYLQVLDEKINEEFEKGNVSDDIAKLAQLEENELFEELLNFDYYVSSYDALNEGVSEFFKSMDDDFSTPKAIAAIFSFIKQSNKDLNEDNIIIDDLLAIKHWFADISQILGIDFFAKDDETSGDEEELLKIIADVRQKLRAEKQYDLSDEIRDKLVSLGIEVSD from the coding sequence ATGGAAATTTATAGTACTATGTCAAGGGAAAAGGAAGAGCTGAATACATTGTTTGAAGATAAGATCAAGCTCTTTGTCTGTGGCCCTACAGTTTATGATGATGCTCATATCGGTCATGGAAGAACTTACATTTCCTTTGACACCATAAAGAGATATTTGGAATTCAAGGGATATTCTGTATTCTACTTACAAAATATTACTGATATTGATGATAAGATCATTAACAGAGCAAAGGAAAGTGGTGTAGACTCCAAATTGCTTGCAAAGAAATTCGAAAAGAGATTCATTGAAGATATGGCTGCTTTAAATGTAAAAAGCGTTAACTATTTTGCAAGAGCTACTGACCATATGGAAGAGATATTGGATCAAATTCAAAGATTGATTGATAAGGGATTTGCATATGTGACTGAAACTGGAGTTTACTTTGAAGTTGCCAAATTCAAGGATTATGGTAAATTGGCCAATCGTAAGATTGAAGAGCTTGAAACCCATAGGATTGATATTGACAGTTCTAAAAAGAGCCCTAACGATTTCGCATTATGGAAGAATAGGGAAGCGGAAGAGTTTGCAGGTGAACCTGTATGGGACTCCCCTTGGGGTAAGGGAAGACCTGGTTGGCATATTGAAGATACTGCAATCACTGAAAAGTACTTTGGACCTCAATATGACATTCATGGTGGAGGACTTGACTTGATATTCCCTCACCATGACTCTGAGATTGCTCAGATGGAAGCGGTATCAGGTAAGGAGCCATTGGTACAATACTGGATGCATACAGGTTTCCTAAATGTTTCAGGTGAAAAGATGTCCAAATCATTGGGAAACTTCATTACCATTAGAGACTTATTGAAGGAATATTCCGGTGAAACATTCAGATTGTTCGTTCTTGCAACCCATTACAGAAGTCCAATAGACTTCAGTGAAGTAAGCTTGCATCAAGCTGAAAAGAATGTTGCACGTATAAGAAACTATCTTCAAGTTTTAGATGAGAAGATCAATGAGGAATTTGAAAAGGGAAATGTTTCAGATGATATTGCAAAATTGGCCCAATTGGAAGAAAATGAACTTTTCGAGGAATTGCTTAATTTTGATTATTATGTATCATCTTATGATGCATTGAATGAAGGGGTAAGTGAATTCTTCAAGAGTATGGATGATGATTTCAGCACTCCTAAAGCCATTGCAGCTATTTTCTCATTCATCAAACAATCCAATAAGGATTTAAATGAAGATAATATAATCATTGATGATCTATTGGCTATCAAGCACTGGTTCGCAGATATCAGTCAAATATTAGGTATTGATTTCTTTGCTAAAGATGATGAAACCAGTGGTGATGAAGAGGAATTATTAAAGATAATTGCTGACGTTCGTCAAAAATTAAGAGCTGAAAAGCAATATGATTTATCTGATGAAATCAGGGATAAGCTTGTTTCATTAGGAATTGAAGTAAGTGATTAG
- a CDS encoding transcriptional regulator, protein MKPPCEMVVWYIIPAIRSELAKDLLKLGMKQKKISELMDITQPAVSQYLTDKRGSGIVFNDDVKALIQEFANDLNEGTATKFDIIPRTCYICKRIKTEDVICQIHKEKGHMPADCRACLGSEAHLL, encoded by the coding sequence ATGAAACCACCTTGTGAAATGGTAGTATGGTATATCATACCAGCTATTAGATCTGAACTTGCAAAAGATTTATTGAAATTAGGTATGAAACAAAAGAAGATATCTGAATTGATGGATATTACCCAGCCTGCAGTATCTCAGTATTTGACTGATAAAAGGGGTAGTGGCATTGTATTTAATGATGATGTAAAGGCATTGATTCAGGAATTTGCAAATGACTTGAATGAAGGAACTGCAACCAAATTTGATATTATCCCTCGTACATGTTACATTTGTAAAAGAATAAAAACCGAAGATGTCATTTGTCAAATTCATAAGGAAAAAGGACATATGCCTGCAGATTGTAGAGCATGTTTAGGTTCTGAAGCACATTTATTATAA